The following are encoded in a window of Rosa chinensis cultivar Old Blush chromosome 4, RchiOBHm-V2, whole genome shotgun sequence genomic DNA:
- the LOC112197862 gene encoding probable protein phosphatase 2C 13 has product MIVSQNMVAEAEIICQNMVSTEVSGFESVVRCPETIANAVIETPAVKFVPTIHSGSHSDIGVRRSMDDDHIRIDDLSAHVGPLFKSSLPSAFYAVFDGHGGPEAATYIKRNAMRLFFEDADLPHTVDFDDAFFKELENSHKKAFLLADQALADEHSVDGSCGTTALTALVLGRQLLVANAGDCRAVLCRKGIAFDMSQDHKHTYLPERRRVEQLGGYFDGEYLNSYLSVTRTLGNWDFKLPLGSSSPLIAEPEVQRVKLTEDDEFLILSCDGIWDVMSSQYAVSLVRRELRKHNDPQQCARELVKEALRMHAADNLTVIVVCLSSPDRAVEPRSEGPRLRNCSFLRLRSLLEGN; this is encoded by the exons ATGATTGTGAGCCAGAATATGGTGGCTGAGGCCGAGATTATTTGCCAGAATATGGTGTCGACCGAGGTTTCGGGCTTCGAATCG gtTGTGAGGTGCCCAGAGACCATTGCTAATGCTGTAATAGAGACTCCTGCAGTCAAGTTTGTTCCAACCATTCACTCAGGAAGCCATAGTGACATCGGAGTAAGGCGTTCCATGGATGACGATCACATTCGGATCGATGACCTATCTGCCCATGTTGGGCCTCTCTTTAAGAGTTCCTTGCCAAGTGCATTTTATGCAGTTTTTGATGGGCATGGCGGGCCTGAAGCAGCTACTTATATCAAGAGGAATGCCATGAGACTATTTTTTGAAGATGCTGACTTGCCGCATACAGTAGATTTTGATGATGCTTTCTTCAAAGAGTTGGAGAACTCACATAAGAAAGCATTTTTACTGGCAGACCAGGCCTTGGCCGATGAACACAGTGTGGATGGTTCATGTGGAACCACAGCACTGACTGCCCTAGTACTTGGAAGGCAGTTGCTCGTAGCAAATGCTGGTGACTGTCGGGCAGTTCTTTGCAGGAAAGGAATCGCATTTGATATGTCCCAAGATCATAAGCATACTTACTTGCCAGAACGTAGGCGGGTGGAGCAGTTGGGTGGTTACTTTGATGGTGAGTATCTGAATAGTTATCTCTCAGTCACCCGAACCCTTGGAAATTGGGATTTCAAATTACCACTTGGCTCCTCATCACCTCTCATTGCTGAACCAGAGGTTCAGCGGGTTAAGTTAACAGAAGATGATGAGTTTCTGATTCTTAGTTGTGATGGGATATGGGATGTCATGTCTAGCCAATATGCAGTGAGTCTTGTTCGGCGTGAGCTGAGGAAGCACAATGATCCGCAACAGTGTGCCAGAGAACTCGTGAAAGAAGCACTACGCATGCATGCAGCTGACAATCTCACTGTTATTGTTGTATGCCTCTCTTCTCCTGATCGTGCTGTTGAGCCTCGCTCTGAGGGGCCAAGGTTAAGGAACTGCAGTTTTTTAAGGTTGAGAAGCTTGCTGGAAGGCAATTGA